From the genome of Cydia strobilella chromosome 21, ilCydStro3.1, whole genome shotgun sequence, one region includes:
- the LOC134750921 gene encoding uncharacterized protein LOC134750921, with translation MHAATQSGDGTPYLNFNCVQCDNSFKTQRGLNIHISKKHRLCISQNDAVLNLDQPFLTTPLSDQPNSIPFHSYLSELKNNVPVVKRVPRGARITVANHLSGLIIKCVENNQIDDWHNLFLFSFKTLHAKKDKTISLTQKIKNNCVSNTIPHISRPSGCASSTFNRTKLIESKISDGDLKGAARLLFTNDVLSPDTPDTLSALRSKHPPAPSVPHLFAPPTSDRACLQIEDKDVIDAIFSFKNGSAAGLDGISPQHLKDLISHSVGDAGVQLISSLTKLVNFMFSGKINTEILPILYGANLIALTKKDGGVRPIAVGSTLRRLASKIAVQTARGFWRSEPGKRVTGYMPILRLILVLSWIRPPLDWRLVCDSGFRCVRHTYALVARTWTDWDTMDYLVKKVPAVFQDMRRLMT, from the exons ATGCATGCCGCAACTCAATCAGGCGATGGCACACcatatctaaattttaattgtgTACAATGCGACAACTCTTTTAAAACGCAGAGAGGCCTCAATATTCATATTTCCAAAAAACACCGTCTTTGTATCAGCCAAAATGATGCCGTTTTAAATTTAGACCAACCCTTTTTGACCACCCCCCTTTCTGACCAACCAAATTCCATCCCTTTCCATTCATACCTTAgcgaacttaaaaataatgtgcccGTTGTTAAAAGAGTTCCGCGCGGCGCCAGGATCACAGTCGCTAATCACCTTTCAGgcctaattataaaatgtgtggaaaataatcaaattgatGATTGGCATAATCTTTTCcttttttcattcaaaacccTTCATGCCAAAAAGGATAAGACAATttctttaacacaaaaaatcaaaaacaattgCGTTTCGAATACAATTCCACACATTTCTCGACCTTCTGGATGCGCCTCATCCACTTTCAATAgaactaaattaattgaaagtaaaattaGCGACGGCGATCTTAAAGGTGCCGCTCGTCTTCTTTTCACAAATGACGTGCTATCGCCAGATACTCCTGATACCCTCTCGGCTTTACGTTCTAAACATCCCCCAGCTCCTTCAGTACCACACTTGTTTGCCCCACCTACATCTGACCGGGCCTGCCTCCAAATCGAAGACAAAGACGTTATTGACgccatattttctttcaaaaacGGTTCGGCGGCCGGCCTGGATGGGATCTCGCCCCAACATTTGAAGGATCTAATTTCTCATTCCGTGGGCGACGCAGGTGTGCAGCTTATCAGTtcccttactaaattagtaaattttatgttttcaggCAAAATTAACACTGAAATCCTCCCTATTCTATACGGTGCAAACCTGATCGCCCTAACCAAAAAGGACGGAGGGGTGAGACCCATTGCTGTGGGGTCTACTTTACGACGTCTGGCATCAAAAATTGCG gtccagaccgcgcgaggcttttggcggtcggagcccgggaagcgggttactggctacatgcccatccttcgcctaatactggtactttcttggatccggcctcccttagactggcgactggtttgcgactcggggtttcggtgtgtacgccacacatatgctcttgtggcacggacgtggaccgactgggacaccatggattatcttgtcaaaaaagtgccggccgtttttcaagacatgcgtcgcttaatgacataa